From one Triticum aestivum cultivar Chinese Spring chromosome 4B, IWGSC CS RefSeq v2.1, whole genome shotgun sequence genomic stretch:
- the LOC123091315 gene encoding DNA topoisomerase 2-binding protein 1-A isoform X4: MTPSHAPASAAPAASSGGGRRTATFAGASVFLSRKLVAPEVFDAVHDALRLNGADVLLCADPTRTGPLDYHVISSSSHERFADLKDKGCNLLGPQCILSCAKEHRSLPKQAYTCCLAMDGVTILCSGFEKDERARIEQLVTAMGGLLQTKVSMDVNFVVAKDVLAAKYKWAVNSLKKPIVNRNWLEQCWIEHRVVPHEPYRILPFTGLNICITKLDADKRKELMEIIEQNGGQYSANLTKKCTHLVANEPGGDKYLVAKKWGNIHIVDRRWVDQSVARRAYLDESAYVIGQSSSNCNGIKGSLKEQRNPMSSASFQSVPAVSVDDSVSMSQYAPVSSGYASKICNTDIVGAPCVQETNEMPVESHVAEDSEAEDDDLYLSNCRISLVGFEEKELSRLVMMIRNGGGSRHVMLSERLTHIILGAPSEEEKKEVRRLAAWGVINVVKVKWLEDCSKIKTEVKVSAAHLASELLSKEFPFVGMEKSAATRETKAAKSSHGIFHVPTVNDSHDKQLAKDPSSERKPAMGKHENMNNTRAATRSAKSSQQNGLTSSGKATSSAVNSQSSTTSNIFEGRTFCFSNSFSHDRRPEVIDWVIKGGGTMAVDDAQATAVDFIIECHGQNSMQCDYAHSTVVSTQWIASCIEVGHLQDVGSHPIFSPLRCRIPFPGFEDFRFCVSQYDEKERVLLKNLCLTLGAKFTEKASKRVNHLICKFASGPKYEAYHNKRIPTITTEWLFECVRQDTIIPYDQFQPKPPTSQDKDAGMCTVSQFPTQAANTTSKFDCPEPLSKPQVPRSSSKHSSGSSVSEEKIASSVNKRRRSGTAKANDTSTHIGQTEKHSDSSSALGVADSIKDFEDLLVQSSRDPALDASVVGQDEEPQPVPDNAFTSLYNDMKTRSNNWPQKQHMPPGKNVKSPDSTRAPVPTPYLPFSETQTDSQIIGYEEDLTGMQKIIDRVSSQKKTIDSSGTDSSVMGHQWDSLK; encoded by the exons ATGACGCCGTCGCACGCCCCCGCCTCCGCCGCGCCGGCCGCCTcctccggcggcgggcggaggacCGCGACGTTCGCGGGCGCCAGCGTGTTCCTCTCGCGGAAGCTGGTGGCCCCCGAGGTGTTCGACGCCGTGCACGACGCGCTCCGCCTCAACGGCGCCGATGTCCTCCTCTGCGCCGACCCCACCCGCACGGGGCCCCTCGACTACCacgtcatctcctcctcctcccac GAGAGGTTCGCGGATCTGAAGGACAAAGGCTGCAATCTGCTAG GACCACAATGCATCCTTTCCTGTGCCAAGGAGCATCGTTCCCTGCCTAAACAAGCTTATACTTGTTGTCTTGCAATGGATGGGGTTACTATACTCTGTTCAGGCTTCGAGAAAGATGAGAGG GCCAGGATTGAACAGTTAGTGACAGCTATGGGAGGTCTTTTGCAAACTAAAGTGTCCATGGATGTTAACTTTGTCGTTGCAAAGGATGTCTTGGCTGCCAAATATAAA TGGGCCGTGAATAGCCTGAAGAAGCCTATTGTCAATAGGAACTGGTTGGAGCAATGCTGGATCGAACATCGTGTTGTGCCTCATGAACCTTACAGGATTCTTCCTTTTACTGGGTTGAATATATGCATCACAAAACTAGATGCAG ATAAACGGAAGGAGTTGATGGAAATAATAGAGCAGAATGGTGGCCAGTATTCAGCAAATCTTACAAAGAAGTGCACTCATTTAGTTGCAAAT GAACCTGGTGGTGACAAGTATCTTGTAGCTAAAAAATGGGGTAATATTCACATTGTGGATCGGAGATGGGTTGACCAATCTGTTGCTCGAAGAG CTTATCTAGATGAAAGTGCCTATGTCATTGGCCAGAGTTCTTCTAACTGTAATGGCATAAAGGGCTCCCTTAAGGAGCAACGGAACCCAATGAGCAGTGCAAGTTTTCAATCTGTTCCAGCAGTATCAGTTGATGATTCAGTATCGATGTCACAGTATGCGCCAGTTTCTTCCGGTTATGCTTCAAAGATCTGCAACACTGATATTGTCGGTGCACCTTGTGTCCAAGAGACAAACGAGATGCCGGTTGAGAGTCATGTAGCTGAGGACTCAGAGGCTGAAGATGACGATCTGTACTTATCaaattgcagaatttctcttgtggGTTTTGAGGAGAAAGAGTTGTCAAGGTTAGTCATGATGATACGTAATGGTGGTGGATCCCGGCATGTTATGTTGAGTGAGAGGCTTACTCATATTATTCTAGGTGCACCTTCAGAGGA AGAAAAAAAAGAGGTAAGACGCCTTGCTGCTTGGGGTGTGATAAATGTGGTAAAGGTAAAATGGTTGGAAGACTGCAGTAAAATAAAAACGGAAGTCAAAGTATCCGCAGCTCATTTGGCTAGCGAGTTACTCTCGAAAG AATTTCCGTTTGTGGGTATGGAAAAATCTGCTGCTACACGTGAAACAAAGGCAGCCAAAAGTTCACATGGAATATTCCATGTTCCAACTGTCAATGATTCACATGATAAGCAGCTTGCAAAAGATCCGTCATCTGAAAGAAAACCAGCCATGGGCAAACATGAAAACATGAATAATACCCGAGCAGCAACTAGGTCTGCAAAATCAAGCCAACAAAATGGACTGACCAGTTCTGGCAAAGCAACTTCTTCTGCAGTGAATTCACAGAGTAGCACCACTTCAAATATTTTCGAAGGGAGAACATTTTGTTTCTCAAATTCATTTTCTCATGACCGG AGACCGGAGGTAATCGATTGGGTCATAAAAGGGGGAGGCACTATGGCGGTGGATGATGCACAAGCAACTGCTGTGGATTTCATAATTGAGTGCCATGGACAGAACAGCATGCAATGTGACTACGCTCATTCAACTGTTGTTTCAACTCAATGGATAGCCTCATGTATTGAG GTGGGCCACTTGCAAGATGTTGGAAGTCATCCTATCTTCTCTCCTTTGCGGTGTCGCATCCCATTCCCAGGGTTTGAAGACTTCCGTTTCTGTGTTTCACAGTATGATGAGAAAGAGAGAGTTCTGCTTAAGAACCTCTGTCTTACTCTAGGAGCTAAATTCACAGAGAAAGCATCGAAAAGAGTGAACCATCTTATCTGTAAATTTGCAAGCGGTCCAAAGTACGAGGCTTACCATAATAAGAGAATTCCAACCATTACCACAGAGTGGCTCTTCGAATGTGTGAGACAG GACACCATTATCCCTTATGACCAGTTTCAGCCGAAACCACCTACTTCTCAGGACAAGGATGCTGGTATGTGCACTGTTAGTCAATTTCCGACGCAAGCCGCCAATACGACCTCTAAATTTGATTGCCCTGAGCCACTTAGTAAACCTCAAGTACCAAGAAGCAGTTCAAAACACAGCTCAG GCTCCTCTGTTAGTGAGGAGAAAATTGCTTCTTCTGTTAACAAAAGAAGACGATCCGGAACAGCCAAGGCTAATGATACATCTACACACATTGGACAAACAGAGAAACATTCGGACAGCAGCTCTGCTCTGGGTGTTGCAGACTCCATAAAGGACTTCGAGGACCTACTGGTTCAGTCATCCAGG GATCCTGCACTTGATGCTTCTGTTGTAGGTCAAGATGAGGAACCTCAACCTGTGCCAGATAATGCTTTCACTTCCTTATACAATGACATGAAAACCCGCTCAAATAACTG GCCACAGAAGCAACACATGCCCCCTGGCAAGAATGTCAAGAGCCCAGACTCCACCCGGGCCCCTGTCCCAACTCCCTATCTACCTTTCAGCGAAACACAGACAGATTCCCAG ATCATCGGGTATGAAGAAGATTTGACTGGCATGCAGAAGATCATTGACAGAGTTAGTTCTCAAAAAAAGACCATCGACAGTTCAGGCACCGACAGTTCAGTCATGGGGCATCAATGGGACTCCCTCAAATGA